In one window of Verrucomicrobiia bacterium DNA:
- the trpB gene encoding tryptophan synthase subunit beta — protein sequence MNSDAMLAATAPDAQGHFGPYGGRFVPETLMHPLRELEEEYFRAQQDPTFQDELQYYLREFCGRPTPLYFAERLTRELGGAKIYLKREDLLHTGAHKINNALGQVLLARRMGKRRVIAETGAGQHGVATATVAAMFGLECVVYMGETDCERQKLNVFRMKMLGAQVVPVTAGQRTLKEAINEAMRDWVTHVRHTHYILGTAYGAHPYPVMVRNFQRVIGDEARRQILEKEERLPDLLIACVGGGSNAIGLFYPFLSDASVRMLGVEAGGEGIQPGKHAARFQGGSLGVLQGTRSYVLQDPYGQIELTHSVSAGLDYAAVGPEHAWLRDQGRVEYSYATDEQALDAFLRLARLEGIIPALESAHAIAAAIQRAPTLGHDQIILLNLSGRGDKDVAQVAERITL from the coding sequence ATGAACAGTGATGCCATGCTGGCCGCCACCGCACCGGATGCCCAAGGCCATTTTGGGCCGTACGGCGGACGGTTTGTCCCGGAAACGCTGATGCACCCGTTGCGGGAATTGGAGGAAGAGTACTTTCGCGCCCAGCAAGATCCCACCTTCCAGGACGAGTTGCAGTATTACCTGCGCGAATTTTGCGGACGCCCCACGCCCCTGTACTTTGCCGAGCGCCTCACCCGCGAGCTGGGCGGTGCTAAAATCTATCTGAAACGTGAGGACTTGCTGCACACAGGCGCCCACAAAATCAATAATGCCCTTGGCCAGGTGCTCCTGGCCCGCCGTATGGGCAAACGCCGGGTCATTGCGGAAACTGGCGCCGGCCAGCACGGCGTGGCCACCGCCACCGTCGCCGCCATGTTTGGCCTGGAATGCGTGGTGTACATGGGCGAAACAGACTGCGAGCGCCAGAAACTGAACGTCTTTCGCATGAAAATGCTGGGCGCGCAGGTCGTACCCGTCACCGCCGGCCAACGCACCCTCAAAGAAGCCATCAACGAGGCCATGCGCGACTGGGTCACCCATGTCCGCCATACCCACTATATCCTCGGTACGGCCTACGGCGCCCACCCCTACCCCGTCATGGTGCGTAATTTTCAGCGTGTCATTGGGGATGAAGCTCGCCGCCAAATCTTGGAAAAAGAAGAACGCCTGCCTGACCTTCTGATCGCCTGTGTGGGCGGTGGCTCCAATGCCATCGGCCTGTTTTATCCCTTCCTAAGCGACGCCTCCGTGCGCATGTTAGGCGTGGAAGCCGGGGGCGAAGGCATCCAGCCCGGCAAACATGCCGCCCGCTTTCAGGGCGGCTCCCTGGGCGTGCTCCAGGGCACCCGCTCTTACGTGTTGCAAGACCCCTATGGCCAGATTGAACTGACGCACAGCGTTTCCGCCGGCTTGGACTATGCCGCCGTGGGGCCTGAACATGCCTGGTTGCGCGATCAGGGCCGGGTGGAATACAGCTATGCCACGGATGAACAGGCACTCGACGCCTTCCTGCGCCTGGCCCGGTTGGAAGGCATTATTCCCGCTTTGGAAAGCGCCCACGCCATCGCCGCCGCCATTCAGCGTGCCCCCACCCTTGGCCATGACCAAATCATCCTCCTCAACCTCTCCGGCCGTGGGGACAAAGACGTGGCGCAGGTCGCAGAACGAATCACCCTCTAG
- a CDS encoding MFS transporter: MGIIFLTVFLDLVGFGIVLPLLPIYGQKLQASEVMIGVIMASYSLMQFLFVPVWGRLSDRIGRRPVLLGSTACAALSYAAFGMASTLQGPAAIALLLGSRVIAGICGANIAVAQAYIADITPPAERSRRMGLIGMAFGLGFIFGPALGAISLKLLGHAGPGWVAATLCLSNFLFAFFMLPESRHAPDAVAPRPRWEQWRHTMKHPQIGLLVLVFFFATFCFTCYETTLGLLVSRNFRLDPATARDAEVVSILFAFGGVIGAVVQGGLIGRLVRRFGEGRIIAMSLFIVGFSLLPLPFIQGHTVLSFKGLFAPGGGDWWMLLAAIGALSIGASLTRPPLFGLISAMTDAHEQGATLGVAQSMGSLARIAGPVFAGVYYGLHPALPYLVGAGISLLTGVVTWWWLCRRTSPKAVTSPATPAAPQDPSAA, translated from the coding sequence ATGGGGATCATTTTTTTGACGGTCTTCCTGGATCTGGTGGGCTTCGGCATCGTGCTGCCCTTGCTGCCCATTTATGGGCAAAAATTGCAGGCCAGCGAGGTCATGATCGGCGTGATCATGGCCAGTTATTCCTTGATGCAGTTCCTCTTTGTGCCCGTTTGGGGCAGATTATCCGACCGGATTGGCCGTCGGCCGGTGCTGTTGGGCAGCACCGCCTGCGCCGCACTGTCCTACGCAGCATTTGGCATGGCCTCCACCCTGCAGGGACCGGCCGCCATTGCCCTGCTGCTGGGATCACGGGTCATTGCCGGCATTTGTGGCGCCAATATCGCCGTTGCCCAGGCTTACATCGCCGATATTACCCCTCCAGCAGAACGCTCCCGCCGCATGGGCCTTATTGGTATGGCCTTTGGACTGGGATTTATCTTCGGGCCGGCCTTAGGCGCCATCAGCCTGAAACTCCTTGGCCATGCCGGACCGGGATGGGTGGCGGCCACCCTTTGTTTGTCCAACTTCCTCTTTGCCTTTTTCATGCTGCCGGAAAGCCGGCATGCGCCCGATGCCGTCGCTCCCCGGCCCCGCTGGGAGCAATGGCGGCACACCATGAAACACCCGCAAATTGGACTCCTGGTCCTGGTGTTCTTCTTCGCCACCTTCTGTTTTACATGCTATGAAACAACCTTGGGATTGCTGGTCAGCCGCAATTTCCGGCTTGATCCCGCAACCGCCCGGGATGCCGAAGTCGTGAGCATCCTCTTTGCCTTTGGCGGGGTGATTGGGGCCGTCGTGCAAGGCGGCCTCATCGGCCGGCTGGTCCGTCGCTTTGGCGAAGGGCGCATCATAGCCATGAGTCTTTTTATCGTGGGTTTCAGCCTGCTCCCACTCCCCTTTATCCAGGGGCACACCGTCCTGAGTTTCAAAGGTTTGTTTGCCCCAGGTGGAGGCGATTGGTGGATGTTGCTGGCGGCCATTGGCGCGCTTTCCATTGGAGCCAGCCTGACCCGGCCTCCCCTCTTCGGCCTCATTTCCGCCATGACCGATGCGCACGAGCAGGGCGCCACCCTGGGGGTGGCCCAAAGCATGGGCAGCCTTGCGCGCATCGCCGGCCCCGTGTTTGCCGGTGTGTACTATGGGCTGCACCCTGCCCTGCCCTATCTCGTGGGTGCCGGGATCTCTCTGTTGACCGGCGTGGTGACGTGGTGGTGGCTCTGCCGCCGTACTTCCCCCAAAGCGGTTACTTCTCCGGCAACCCCCGCCGCCCCGCAAGACCCCTCAGCGGCCTAA
- a CDS encoding right-handed parallel beta-helix repeat-containing protein: MLSAQTTNGQLVVQWGQPTAASKVLVAHDELWHYRLGTNAPQAIWAVAADSQLDGTWAVGQGGFGFGDPGIAGENTTVNVANLSSTLYLRRTFRVTEPLDPAAVLRLVVDYDDGFVAYLDGVEIARANLTNAVGAPVLHTATTGGRSHEASCCNPPTNPPETFTLGAVGNRLPPGDHVLAIIAVNQSLSSSDLHLIAELRLDPPPTGEVHGDFFSIVGTRGLTVSGRQQVAGARWVLINGNEVAGPPAPEQWQVSVPLSPGVNRLSVQVTDSTGHILSETNRLVVLRTAETLAGGTLASNTLWRAGSVVRLTNSLVIPRGGSLIIEPGVVVLAEANVVVRGTNVTVAAQGTEEQPIFWLPADGSNTNWGGLVLVGTNTTLVLQQVEILGGYVDLRDGAQGLLEDCYLHDYRGSSPPIVQTVGTPNEVTIVLRRCHVARYHELLLRLSHVRIEDCLLEYQDYSGDGIDFDGARPGSQIVRTTVRRGTIYNTDALDIGEYSPTEPSRGVLVADCLLHDFVDKGVSMGAYVEVTVSNCVIYNVESGISVKDSSLAAVYQSTVAAAQYGIRNYNKANPNAPDGGGAVTSSWNNIFWNLEVAAVSLLNGSTLAAEYSNFYHTNWPGVGNLAVDPLFVDAARHDYRLATNSPLRAAGREGWPMGAIYPVGGIPAAPGALEALRLTPGTLTLRWLDDADNEEAFELQRSTDCRTWQPLGSVPADVCEYADANPPLDVRVYYRVRARNRSGVSPWSAPAGATVLGAPHLGELRQVMYGSWGVSLDVPSGTEAVLEGSADLRHWQALWITNGVGGRLELMDPDPLRPAWRFYRVRLNR, encoded by the coding sequence ATGCTATCCGCTCAAACCACCAATGGCCAACTGGTGGTGCAATGGGGCCAGCCAACGGCCGCGAGCAAGGTGTTGGTGGCGCACGATGAGCTTTGGCACTACCGCCTGGGGACCAATGCACCGCAGGCCATTTGGGCCGTGGCCGCTGACAGCCAGCTCGATGGGACGTGGGCCGTGGGCCAGGGTGGATTTGGCTTTGGAGATCCCGGCATCGCCGGCGAGAATACCACGGTCAACGTGGCCAACCTCAGTTCAACCTTGTACTTGCGGCGCACTTTTCGGGTCACGGAGCCATTAGATCCGGCGGCAGTGCTGCGGTTGGTGGTGGATTACGACGATGGTTTTGTGGCGTATCTGGACGGGGTGGAGATCGCCCGCGCCAACCTGACCAATGCCGTGGGGGCGCCGGTGTTGCACACGGCCACCACTGGCGGGCGCAGCCATGAGGCCTCGTGTTGCAATCCCCCCACCAATCCGCCGGAGACTTTCACTTTGGGGGCCGTGGGGAACCGGCTGCCACCGGGGGATCACGTTTTGGCCATCATTGCTGTCAATCAGAGCCTGAGCAGTTCCGATTTGCATTTGATTGCCGAATTGCGACTGGACCCGCCTCCCACGGGCGAGGTGCACGGAGATTTCTTCAGCATCGTGGGGACTCGCGGGCTGACGGTTTCTGGCCGGCAGCAGGTGGCTGGAGCCCGGTGGGTGCTTATAAACGGCAATGAAGTGGCCGGACCCCCCGCGCCGGAGCAATGGCAGGTGTCGGTTCCTCTGTCACCTGGGGTTAATCGGCTGAGTGTTCAGGTAACGGACAGCACGGGGCATATCCTGTCTGAGACCAATCGCCTGGTTGTTCTACGCACGGCCGAAACCCTCGCGGGGGGCACCTTGGCCTCCAACACGCTCTGGCGTGCCGGCAGCGTGGTGCGGCTGACCAATTCCCTGGTTATTCCACGCGGGGGCAGTTTAATCATTGAGCCGGGGGTGGTGGTTCTGGCCGAGGCCAATGTCGTGGTGCGGGGCACCAATGTCACGGTGGCGGCTCAAGGCACGGAGGAACAACCCATTTTTTGGCTTCCTGCCGATGGGAGCAACACCAACTGGGGAGGACTGGTGCTGGTGGGCACCAACACCACCTTGGTTTTGCAGCAGGTGGAAATATTAGGTGGATATGTGGATCTGCGGGACGGCGCGCAAGGGTTGCTGGAAGATTGCTATTTGCATGATTACCGCGGCTCCAGTCCGCCCATTGTGCAGACGGTGGGCACGCCCAATGAGGTGACCATTGTTTTGCGCCGGTGTCATGTGGCGCGTTATCACGAGCTGCTGTTGCGCCTAAGCCATGTCCGTATTGAGGACTGCCTGCTGGAATATCAGGACTACAGCGGCGATGGGATTGATTTTGACGGGGCGCGGCCGGGTTCGCAGATCGTCCGCACGACGGTGCGGCGCGGCACGATATACAACACGGATGCCCTGGACATTGGTGAGTACTCCCCCACCGAGCCGTCGCGCGGGGTGCTGGTGGCCGATTGTTTGCTCCATGACTTCGTGGACAAGGGGGTGAGCATGGGGGCGTATGTGGAGGTGACGGTGAGCAATTGCGTGATTTACAACGTGGAGTCTGGCATTTCCGTCAAGGACAGCTCCCTGGCCGCCGTATATCAAAGCACGGTGGCGGCGGCCCAATATGGCATCCGCAATTATAACAAAGCCAATCCCAACGCGCCGGATGGGGGAGGGGCGGTGACCAGTTCATGGAACAACATATTTTGGAATTTGGAGGTGGCGGCGGTTTCGCTTTTGAACGGGTCAACGCTGGCCGCCGAATACTCCAATTTTTACCACACCAACTGGCCGGGGGTGGGCAATCTGGCCGTGGACCCCTTGTTTGTGGATGCCGCCCGTCATGATTACCGGCTGGCCACCAATTCTCCCTTGCGGGCTGCAGGCCGCGAGGGTTGGCCAATGGGGGCAATCTACCCGGTGGGCGGGATTCCTGCCGCTCCGGGGGCGCTGGAGGCCCTGCGCTTGACGCCGGGCACCTTGACGTTGCGATGGCTGGATGACGCGGACAATGAGGAGGCGTTTGAGTTGCAGCGTTCCACCGATTGCAGAACCTGGCAGCCCTTGGGCAGCGTGCCGGCCGACGTGTGCGAATATGCCGATGCCAACCCGCCGTTAGACGTCCGCGTTTATTATCGCGTCCGGGCCCGTAATCGCTCCGGCGTTTCTCCCTGGTCCGCGCCGGCCGGAGCAACGGTCCTGGGTGCTCCGCACCTGGGGGAGTTACGGCAGGTGATGTACGGGTCTTGGGGGGTGAGCCTTGATGTCCCCAGCGGCACGGAGGCGGTGTTGGAAGGCTCGGCGGATTTGCGCCATTGGCAAGCGTTGTGGATCACCAATGGTGTGGGCGGCAGATTGGAGCTGATGGATCCGGATCCCTTGCGTCCGGCATGGCGCTTTTACCGGGTGCGCCTCAACCGTTAA
- a CDS encoding sigma-70 family RNA polymerase sigma factor encodes MDQSDAELIAAVLKGDTDSFAPLVAKYSPRVFATARRYARKESEVEDIAQEVWLRAYQKLSSYRAEAPFEHWLMRLTVRVCYDFLREHQRNRETVLAELTEDQEDWLERFNQDPAGADSGAQAAKELIDKVLEQLSPEARLVITLLEIEERSVKEISRLTGWSISLVKVRAFRARREMRKVLEKMARDKYY; translated from the coding sequence ATGGACCAGAGCGATGCGGAACTGATTGCCGCGGTGTTAAAGGGGGACACCGACAGTTTCGCGCCCCTGGTGGCCAAGTACAGTCCGCGTGTCTTTGCCACGGCCCGCCGCTATGCGCGCAAGGAGAGCGAGGTGGAGGACATCGCCCAGGAGGTGTGGCTGCGCGCCTACCAAAAATTATCCAGTTACCGGGCGGAAGCGCCCTTTGAGCACTGGTTGATGCGGCTGACGGTGCGGGTCTGCTATGATTTTCTACGGGAACATCAGCGCAACCGGGAAACGGTGCTTGCCGAGCTGACCGAAGATCAGGAGGACTGGCTGGAACGGTTTAACCAGGACCCCGCCGGGGCCGATAGCGGCGCCCAGGCGGCCAAAGAGCTCATTGACAAGGTGCTGGAGCAACTGTCTCCCGAGGCGCGGCTGGTGATCACGTTGCTGGAGATTGAGGAGCGTTCAGTCAAGGAAATCTCCCGGCTTACCGGCTGGTCCATTTCCCTGGTGAAGGTGAGAGCTTTTCGGGCACGGCGGGAGATGCGGAAAGTGCTCGAGAAAATGGCGCGTGACAAATACTATTGA
- the aroF gene encoding 3-deoxy-7-phosphoheptulonate synthase — protein MIIVLKPNITRRQENAVLKEIQKLGYEPHVMRGVARTVIGAIGDERTHASLETLTAWPQVESVMPVQKRYKLVSREAHPDNSTVKVSRHVTLGGRKFHVMAGPCSVESEKQLMATAKVVKQAGATVLRGGAFKPRTSPYEFQGLGEKGLKLLAKAREETGLPIVTELLSEQHVELVAEYADILQIGTRNAQNFQLLIAAARTGKPVLLKRGLSMRIEEWLLAGEYVLANENPNLIFCERGIRTFETYTRNTLDLSTIPIIKNESHCPIVIDPSQGCGRADLVMSLCKGAVAMGADGLLLEVHPNPAEAWSDGAQQLTFDHFSRLMREIKPFLAAAGRD, from the coding sequence ATGATCATCGTTCTCAAGCCCAATATTACCCGGCGGCAGGAAAATGCAGTCCTCAAAGAAATCCAAAAGCTCGGGTACGAACCCCATGTCATGCGCGGGGTGGCGCGGACGGTTATTGGCGCCATCGGTGATGAACGCACGCATGCCTCGCTGGAAACGCTCACGGCCTGGCCGCAGGTCGAGAGTGTCATGCCCGTCCAAAAACGATATAAACTCGTCAGCCGGGAGGCGCATCCAGACAACTCCACCGTCAAGGTGAGCCGCCATGTAACCCTGGGGGGGCGCAAGTTTCACGTCATGGCCGGGCCTTGCTCGGTGGAAAGCGAAAAACAACTCATGGCCACCGCCAAGGTGGTCAAGCAGGCGGGCGCCACCGTGCTGCGCGGCGGCGCTTTCAAGCCAAGGACCAGTCCTTACGAATTTCAGGGCCTGGGCGAAAAGGGGCTTAAATTGCTCGCCAAGGCCCGGGAGGAAACCGGGCTGCCCATCGTCACCGAGCTGCTCAGCGAGCAACACGTGGAATTGGTGGCCGAGTATGCGGACATCCTGCAAATCGGCACGCGCAACGCCCAAAACTTCCAGTTGCTCATTGCCGCCGCCCGGACCGGCAAGCCCGTGTTGCTCAAGCGCGGTTTATCCATGCGCATCGAAGAATGGCTGCTGGCCGGGGAATACGTTCTGGCCAATGAAAACCCCAACCTGATCTTCTGCGAGCGCGGCATTCGTACCTTTGAAACCTACACCCGCAATACCCTGGACCTGTCCACCATCCCGATCATCAAAAACGAGTCCCATTGCCCAATCGTCATTGACCCCAGTCAGGGATGCGGCCGGGCGGATTTGGTCATGTCTCTGTGCAAGGGGGCCGTGGCCATGGGTGCCGATGGCCTGCTCTTGGAAGTGCATCCCAATCCTGCTGAGGCTTGGAGTGATGGGGCGCAGCAGTTGACGTTTGATCACTTCAGCCGCCTGATGCGCGAAATCAAGCCCTTCCTGGCGGCCGCAGGACGCGATTAA
- the nifS gene encoding cysteine desulfurase NifS — protein sequence MSEKKFYYFDNNATTQVAPEVIEAMVPYLRDLWGNPSSAYKFANEIHKGVEQAREKVAALINADPKEVVFTSCGTESNNAALHSALATQPNKRHVVTTAVEHSANINYGEYLQKQGYEVTFLPVDSEGLLDLKEVERAIRPDTAIVSVMYANNETGVVFPIKEIAAICKAKGVLCHTDAVQVPGKLKLDVRDLGVDFLSLSAHKLHAPKGIGMLYIKRRTKFQPYIIGGHQERGRRGGTENVASIIGFGRAAELAMERLQEENTRVRALRDRLENTILTTIPHTFRNGAKEPRLPNTCNIAFDFVEAEAVLLLLDQVNICASSGSACTTGSLDPSHVLMAMGLTPMRARGSVRFSLGIYNTDEDVDYLLRHLPGIIKKLRDISPLNPDHPDNVNYDVEAARVKHEQDLAEALSKES from the coding sequence ATGAGCGAGAAAAAATTTTATTATTTTGACAATAACGCGACCACCCAGGTGGCCCCGGAAGTCATTGAGGCCATGGTGCCTTATTTGCGGGATTTATGGGGCAATCCCAGCAGTGCCTACAAATTCGCCAACGAAATCCACAAGGGAGTGGAACAGGCGCGCGAAAAGGTGGCCGCGCTGATCAATGCCGATCCTAAAGAAGTGGTTTTCACCAGTTGCGGCACCGAAAGCAACAACGCCGCCCTCCACAGCGCCCTGGCCACCCAGCCCAACAAGCGACATGTCGTCACGACGGCCGTGGAACACTCCGCCAACATCAACTACGGCGAATACCTGCAAAAGCAGGGGTACGAGGTCACTTTTCTGCCCGTGGACTCGGAAGGGCTGCTCGACCTGAAAGAAGTCGAGCGCGCCATCCGGCCCGACACGGCCATTGTCAGTGTCATGTACGCCAACAATGAAACCGGCGTGGTCTTTCCCATCAAAGAAATCGCCGCCATCTGCAAAGCCAAAGGAGTCCTGTGCCATACCGATGCCGTGCAGGTCCCCGGTAAATTGAAACTCGACGTGCGCGATTTGGGCGTGGATTTCCTCTCCCTCTCCGCTCACAAATTGCACGCGCCCAAAGGGATCGGCATGCTCTACATCAAGCGGCGCACCAAATTCCAGCCTTACATTATCGGCGGCCATCAGGAGCGCGGTCGCCGCGGTGGCACCGAAAACGTGGCGAGCATCATCGGCTTTGGCCGCGCCGCCGAGCTGGCCATGGAGCGCCTGCAGGAGGAAAACACCCGGGTGCGGGCGTTGCGGGACCGGCTGGAAAACACCATCCTCACCACCATCCCCCACACCTTCCGCAACGGGGCCAAAGAACCCCGCCTGCCCAACACCTGCAACATCGCCTTTGATTTTGTGGAGGCCGAAGCTGTCCTGCTGCTTCTGGACCAGGTCAACATCTGTGCCTCGAGCGGCTCGGCCTGCACCACCGGCTCGTTGGACCCCTCGCACGTCCTCATGGCCATGGGGCTGACCCCCATGCGCGCCCGGGGCAGCGTGCGTTTCAGCCTGGGCATTTACAACACCGACGAGGATGTAGATTACCTGCTGCGGCACCTGCCGGGCATCATCAAGAAACTGCGCGACATCTCGCCGCTCAACCCCGATCATCCCGACAATGTGAACTACGACGTGGAGGCCGCGCGGGTCAAGCACGAGCAGGACCTGGCCGAGGCCCTGTCCAAGGAAAGTTGA
- a CDS encoding DUF6485 family protein, translating into MECKKALNLKRCNCSYHPCSRKGICCECLHYHLSQRQLPACCFPDDAEQTYDRSFEHFARLVGAGKV; encoded by the coding sequence ATGGAATGCAAAAAAGCGCTCAATCTCAAACGCTGCAACTGCAGCTACCATCCCTGCTCCCGCAAAGGCATCTGCTGCGAGTGCCTTCATTATCACCTCAGCCAGCGGCAACTGCCCGCCTGCTGCTTCCCTGACGACGCGGAACAGACCTACGACCGCTCCTTCGAGCACTTCGCCCGCCTGGTGGGTGCAGGCAAAGTCTGA